The following coding sequences are from one Sandaracinaceae bacterium window:
- a CDS encoding DUF1592 domain-containing protein produces MRALLAIALLTGCTGQLDDAQPLRPGQGTREVEVLPFEPVSPLARRLTREEYLNTVEDALGVTVPAAEAAGLPDDLPVGGFVNTGQGQATLPDHVRAFSELATFITEEMDFGAFVDAHASCRDAGCEAGFVDAAGAQIFRRPVTASERDDFVALFAAIRAEGASFEEAARAVVEGMLQSPQFLYLYLDENADERVVRGHAMASRLSYFLWLSAPDEELLRAARDGELDAPDGVAAQAARMLEDPRARRSTARFIYDWARLATLPNGDGLKPELIEATVAFYQRHIWESDAPLLSLLTSQEAALTPALAERWALGSLGDGVQFYDTSELEGRVGLLTQPGIVAGMTNADGGEIVARGLFLLDQMFCRDAPSPPADLQTIIDGFLEELPEDASDRLIAETRLEREECATCHATFDPLAYGFEQLDYRGGFRTEDDHGNVMRTDGWIPGQYTTSGLNEAYADLDEYAHALAANPEVQMCFARRHVEHAMGTQLGDRQRAAARDLALELVAGGGDYRSLVDAIVRHDVFRTYAVPEAAE; encoded by the coding sequence ATGAGGGCGCTGCTCGCCATCGCGCTGCTGACCGGCTGCACGGGGCAGCTCGACGACGCGCAGCCGCTCCGCCCCGGGCAGGGCACGCGCGAGGTCGAGGTGCTCCCCTTCGAGCCCGTCTCGCCGCTCGCGCGCCGCCTGACCCGCGAGGAGTACCTCAACACCGTGGAGGACGCGCTCGGGGTGACGGTGCCCGCGGCGGAGGCGGCGGGGCTGCCCGACGACCTCCCGGTGGGCGGCTTCGTCAACACGGGGCAGGGGCAGGCCACGCTCCCGGATCACGTCCGGGCGTTCAGCGAGCTGGCCACCTTCATCACGGAGGAGATGGACTTCGGCGCGTTCGTCGACGCGCACGCGAGCTGCCGCGACGCGGGCTGTGAGGCGGGCTTCGTCGACGCGGCGGGGGCGCAGATCTTCCGGCGCCCCGTCACGGCGAGCGAGCGAGACGACTTCGTGGCGCTCTTCGCGGCCATCCGCGCCGAGGGCGCGTCGTTCGAGGAGGCCGCGCGCGCGGTGGTCGAGGGGATGCTCCAGTCGCCGCAGTTCCTCTACCTCTACCTCGACGAGAACGCCGACGAGCGGGTGGTCCGCGGCCACGCGATGGCGAGCCGGCTGTCCTACTTCCTCTGGCTCTCGGCTCCGGACGAGGAGCTGCTCCGCGCGGCGCGTGACGGCGAGCTGGACGCGCCCGACGGGGTCGCCGCCCAGGCGGCGCGCATGCTCGAAGACCCCCGCGCCCGACGCAGCACCGCGCGCTTCATCTACGACTGGGCGCGGCTCGCGACCCTGCCCAACGGCGACGGGCTCAAGCCCGAGCTCATCGAGGCCACGGTCGCCTTCTACCAGCGCCACATCTGGGAGAGCGACGCGCCGCTGCTCTCGCTGCTGACCAGCCAGGAGGCGGCGCTGACGCCCGCGCTCGCGGAGCGCTGGGCCCTCGGCTCGCTGGGTGACGGGGTCCAGTTCTACGACACGAGCGAGCTCGAGGGGCGCGTCGGTCTGCTCACGCAGCCGGGCATCGTCGCGGGCATGACCAACGCCGACGGCGGCGAGATCGTGGCGCGCGGGCTCTTCCTGCTCGACCAGATGTTCTGCCGCGACGCCCCGAGCCCGCCGGCCGATCTCCAGACGATCATCGATGGCTTCCTCGAGGAGCTGCCCGAGGACGCGTCGGACCGGCTGATCGCGGAGACGCGGCTCGAGCGGGAGGAGTGCGCGACCTGTCACGCCACCTTCGATCCGCTGGCCTACGGCTTCGAGCAGCTGGACTACCGCGGCGGCTTCCGCACCGAAGACGACCACGGCAACGTGATGCGCACCGACGGCTGGATCCCCGGCCAGTACACGACGAGCGGGCTCAACGAGGCCTACGCGGACCTCGACGAGTACGCCCACGCCCTCGCCGCGAACCCCGAGGTGCAGATGTGCTTCGCGCGGCGGCACGTCGAGCACGCGATGGGCACGCAGCTCGGCGACCGCCAGCGCGCGGCGGCCCGCGACCTCGCCCTCGAGCTCGTCGCCGGCGGCGGCGACTACCGCAGCCTCGTCGACGCCATCGTGCGTCATGACGTGTTCCGTACCTACGCAGTCCCGGAGGCAGCCGAATGA